Genomic segment of Desulfovibrio oxyclinae DSM 11498:
ACACGCCTTCCGCGGATAACATCGCAACACTGCCCAAAAAGTGTTAACAGGATTTACACACTCCTAGTGGTGGCTAACGGTGCCCGCATTGGGGAAGCCGTGCATTTTTTGCTTTAGGTGTGGTTTTACTTGTGGGAAGTGGTCGGTTTTCTTGCTCGGCATTGTATAAATTTGGGCGTCGTTACCATGCGATTTCAGGGGTATGCATGATGCGGAAGCTGTTGTTGTACTTGTTTGCGGTGTTGTTTTTGGCTGCTGGCTGCGGTGGTGATTTGCCAGGTGAGGCCGGTGTTGAGAAGGAGGACGGCGAACGGGTGGCCGCTGTCGACGATGAGTTTGAAGTTCCGGTGGTGGAGCCGCGGGGTGCGGTGGATACTTTTGTGGCGCGCAGGGCGGCGCGTCAGGCTGTCCTTACCGGGTTCACCCGTGCCCGGAACACCATGACGTTGGTGGCGGAGGTCGATGGGCGTGTGGAGAGGGTTTTTGCGGATGTGGGGGATACCATCGGCGAGGATGGGCGGTTCGCGGAGCTGGATGATACGTTTGTACGGCTCGACCTGGAGAACAACCGTGCGGAGCAGGGGCGGCTGAAGAGTGAGTTGGCGTATCATCGCAAGGAGATGGAGCGGTATCGGGAGTTGGTGAAGGGGCGGACGGCGGCGCAGTCTACTTTGGATAACAACGTGCGCGCGCATGACACGACGCTTCAGCAGCTCAAGGCGTTGCAGGTTGAGGAGCGCAGGCTTCAGGAGCGGTTGGTGCGGCATATCATCAAGGCCCCGAAGGGGTGGAAGGTCAAGCACCGGGAGCTGGAGCCGGGCGAGTGGGTGACTCGTGGGCAGACCGCGGCGACGCTCGGCAATTATTCAACGTTGCTGGTGCCGTTTGCCCTGAGCAGTCGTGAGTTTTCTGTTTTGAAGAAAATGGGTGAGGCCATTGAGCTGCGTCTGCCTGATGAGGGAGGGACGGTTACGGCTCACGTGGAACGGGTTGCGCCGGGGTACGATCCCGAGACCCGCAAGATCAACGTGGACCTTGAGATAGCATCGGGGGACATTGTGATGCGCGGGGGCATCCGCACGGAGTTGCTGTTGCCGTTGCCTGATCCGGGAGGGGCGGTGCTGGTGCCTCGTAGCGCGCTGCTCAAGGCGTATGAGGAATTCTTTCTGGTCCGCCCGGAAGGGGGGCGTGTGCGGGTAATGCTTCTTGGCGGCCGTCCCGAGGGGACGGTCCGGGTTTCTTCGCCGGACGTTCGTCCCGGGGACCGTTTCCTGACGGAGCCTGACGGTGGCGGAGGTCGCGACTGATGGGTATTCGGAGCACCGCGCCCAGCCCGGTCAGGACGTTCATTGCCATGACCCTGCGGCAGAAGGTTTTCGTGAACCTTGTCTTTGTCATGCTCATGGTCGTGGGTGCGTTTTGCGTAACGGACCTCGCGGTGGAGCGGTATCCCAACGTGCAGATGGGCAAGGTGATCATCTCCGCGTATCTGCCCGGCGCCAGCCCCACGGAGGTGGAGGCCCTCGTCACGCGCAAGATAGAGGATTCACTGGATGATCTGGAGCACGTGGAGTACGTGCGCTCACGCTCGTATCGCGAGCGTTCGAGCATCATGGTCAAGTTTCTGGACGATATGGACTATGACGCTTTGTATGACGAACTGCGTTTCAAGGTGCTTTCGATCCAGAACGATTTGCCGCAGGAGATGGACCCGCCGGAGTTCACCGTCATCAACGTGGACGAGTGGCTGCCGGTTCTCTCGGTGAACCTAGTGGGGGAGCGGTCCAACCGGGCCCTGACATTGATGGCCGAGGAGCTCAAGATTCCCCTTGAGCGGATCGAGGGGGTCAAGGAGGTCAGCATAGAAGGGGAGTACACCCGTGAATTTCACGTGGTGCTCGACCCGGAGAAAATGCGGCGGTTCGGGGTGACCTTCGACGAGGTGGCTACGGCGCTGGACAGCGCGAACGTGTCCATCCCGGCGGGGGATTTCGTCAGTGATTCAGGTGAATACGTCATCCTTGTGGACGAGCGCTTCCGGTCGCGCGAGCAGGTGGCGCGGACCGTGGTGCGCAATGACGCGGACGGGTCTTTCGTAAGGGTGGCGGACGTGATCAGCCGGGCGGGGCTGGATTACCGGGACCCGTTCGTCATCACCTCGGTGAACGGGAAGGACTCGGTGAGCGTCAAGGTGGTCAAGACTGCCGGGGGCAACGCGTTGGACATCGACGACGCAGTGCGGCGCGTGCTGGACGACTTCCGCCCCGAGTTGGAGGCCGAGGGGGTCACGGCGGTGGTCACCCAGGCCCAGCGGGCCTATATCGACGACAGCATCAGCACGCTGGGCTCCAACCTGCTGGTGGGGATCGCGCTCGTGTGCATCACCATCTGGGTGGTCATGGGGTTCCGTAACGCCATGCTGACCACCGTAGGGGTCCCGTTCGCGTTTCTCGTGACCATGATCATCATGTGGATCACGGGAAACTCGCTGAATGAAATCACGCTTTTTTCTTTCGTTCTCGTCAGCGGGATCATTGTGGATGACGCCATCGTGGT
This window contains:
- a CDS encoding efflux RND transporter periplasmic adaptor subunit; this encodes MAAVDDEFEVPVVEPRGAVDTFVARRAARQAVLTGFTRARNTMTLVAEVDGRVERVFADVGDTIGEDGRFAELDDTFVRLDLENNRAEQGRLKSELAYHRKEMERYRELVKGRTAAQSTLDNNVRAHDTTLQQLKALQVEERRLQERLVRHIIKAPKGWKVKHRELEPGEWVTRGQTAATLGNYSTLLVPFALSSREFSVLKKMGEAIELRLPDEGGTVTAHVERVAPGYDPETRKINVDLEIASGDIVMRGGIRTELLLPLPDPGGAVLVPRSALLKAYEEFFLVRPEGGRVRVMLLGGRPEGTVRVSSPDVRPGDRFLTEPDGGGGRD